A genome region from Deinococcus depolymerans includes the following:
- the hisS gene encoding histidine--tRNA ligase, whose protein sequence is MAIKRPKGTEDHLPAGSPKLTLDVSAQAHGWVVETARRVLERAGAQRIDTPLFEEADLVKRGVGGSTDIVRKEMFTVYYFGDHGGYILRPEGTASIVRAFLQNGLKQLPSPLKLWTHGPMFRAERQQRGRLRQFHQVDYEVLGSSDALVDAEAIALMVGVVRELGLTGVRVKLGSIGDPEDREAYNTYLRELFTPHLERLSDDSRDRLTRNPMRILDSKSEDDQTLIAQLNVKPMLDFLGDEARANFDAVQGHLRDWGVEFDVDPSIVRGLDYYRRTAWELHHEGVGAKSALGGGGRYDGLAEQIGAQAVPGIGWAFGVERLLIALEAEGRALPAQAGPVVYLAALEESLVPAAAAAALAARTTVRAEFAYRALKPGTAFRDAERRGALFAGLIGSDEAGAGTVQLKNLRSAEQFTVLLSDLPAFLHEQERAHLTPLENA, encoded by the coding sequence ATGGCGATTAAGCGCCCCAAGGGCACAGAGGACCACCTGCCGGCCGGCAGTCCGAAACTCACGCTGGACGTTTCGGCGCAGGCGCACGGCTGGGTGGTGGAGACGGCGCGGCGCGTGCTGGAACGCGCGGGCGCGCAGCGGATCGACACGCCGCTGTTCGAGGAAGCGGACCTCGTGAAGCGCGGCGTGGGCGGCAGCACCGACATCGTCCGCAAGGAGATGTTCACGGTGTACTACTTCGGGGATCACGGCGGGTACATCCTGCGGCCCGAGGGCACGGCGAGCATCGTGCGTGCGTTCCTGCAGAACGGCCTCAAGCAGCTGCCCTCTCCGCTGAAACTGTGGACGCACGGTCCGATGTTCCGCGCCGAGCGGCAGCAGCGCGGGCGGTTGCGGCAGTTCCATCAGGTGGATTATGAGGTGCTGGGCAGCTCGGACGCCCTGGTGGACGCCGAGGCGATCGCCCTGATGGTGGGCGTCGTGCGGGAACTGGGCCTGACGGGCGTGCGCGTGAAACTGGGCAGCATCGGCGACCCCGAGGACCGCGAGGCGTACAACACGTACCTGCGCGAGCTGTTCACGCCGCACCTGGAGCGCCTGAGCGACGATTCCCGCGACCGCCTGACCCGCAACCCCATGCGGATCCTGGACAGCAAGAGCGAGGACGACCAGACCCTGATCGCGCAGCTGAACGTGAAACCCATGCTGGACTTCCTGGGTGACGAGGCCCGCGCGAACTTCGACGCGGTACAGGGCCACCTGCGCGACTGGGGCGTGGAATTCGACGTGGACCCCAGCATCGTGCGCGGCCTGGACTACTACCGCCGCACCGCCTGGGAACTGCACCACGAGGGTGTCGGCGCGAAATCCGCGCTGGGCGGCGGGGGCCGCTACGACGGACTGGCCGAGCAGATCGGCGCGCAGGCCGTGCCGGGCATCGGCTGGGCGTTCGGCGTGGAGCGCCTGCTGATCGCGCTGGAAGCCGAGGGCCGCGCCCTGCCCGCCCAGGCGGGACCGGTCGTGTACCTCGCGGCGCTCGAGGAGAGCCTCGTGCCGGCAGCGGCCGCGGCCGCCCTGGCCGCGCGCACGACGGTGCGGGCCGAGTTCGCGTACCGCGCCCTGAAACCCGGAACCGCCTTCCGGGACGCCGAGCGGCGCGGCGCGCTGTTCGCGGGCCTGATCGGGTCCGACGAGGCCGGGGCCGGCACCGTGCAGCTGAAGAACCTCCGCAGCGCCGAGCAGTTCACGGTCCTGCTGTCCGACCTGCCCGCCTTCCTGCACGAGCAGGAGCGGGCGCACCTGACCCCTCTGGAGAACGCATGA
- a CDS encoding IPT/TIG domain-containing protein, with amino-acid sequence MLIKVSEAAARGGTVTIQGRYLGGPATGRVRLGADERGQGGFLFPASAVQSWTDSQIVLTVPSDAPVGASWLFVEVAGRQSTGLPYSVRQ; translated from the coding sequence GTGTTGATCAAGGTGTCGGAGGCCGCCGCGCGTGGCGGGACCGTCACCATTCAGGGCCGCTACCTGGGCGGACCCGCCACGGGCCGGGTGCGTCTGGGGGCGGACGAGCGCGGCCAGGGAGGGTTCCTGTTCCCGGCGTCGGCGGTGCAGTCGTGGACGGACAGTCAGATTGTGCTGACCGTGCCTTCCGACGCGCCGGTCGGTGCGAGCTGGCTGTTCGTGGAGGTCGCGGGCCGTCAGTCCACCGGCCTGCCGTACAGCGTCCGTCAGTAA